The Syngnathus typhle isolate RoL2023-S1 ecotype Sweden linkage group LG16, RoL_Styp_1.0, whole genome shotgun sequence genome includes a region encoding these proteins:
- the spata7 gene encoding spermatogenesis-associated protein 7 codes for MGYVDMDSRRRSVLPGPGSSLNIRGKALKSSPFSPNSSNKWAQGMINDHMMSHYKRIYSAKAVIDTSVPKSLTQSVKYSDRMRQEYLKKGGRPQSAHSLSHRNSIASCYSAQSRCSMQSECRPYLCSRNSVHSSPGFSRFFHANDISSPSTKANHQRPYSAVELKFRSQELTSRGRPSGSQCPSGKPSFKAFRDPVQKTYSGDLLEKHSQHFTQEMPFTPKMLKSQKSSYLSSYRYYRAPRGANLAEESNDLKAEKRAKTVQQESDDPPRELNKEQQSAEDKLTATYSIRAKQVATKNRDYDPFDHATRFSFESGNTSPSADDEELMYLEFINDVTEDILSRGSVSNRILDRVVQRHIDMNLHRLDEAKMRHLLDILRNNLEEPSAASSYSEGPGKKDLLDSLTVMPELTLERATAEEDNNLFDYASERNHSPEHCLEEPVLSSTQPWSPERSSLLTASEKTEEEDNREEDANYEEKDEGDYQPVVTNQEEAYGVESHRDQAGSDNEENRDVLEELERRFSDSLRVEKYAKGDNVDSSGEQQTLGSVSDDDF; via the exons ATGGGATACGTTGACATGGATTCGAGGAGAC GGAGTGTATTACCGGGCCCTGGGTCCAGCCTTAACATCAGGGGTAAGGCATTGAAAAGTAGCC CATTTTCTCCTAACTCCTCCAACAAGTGGGCCCAAGGTATGATTAATGATCACATGATGTCTCACTACAAACGGATTTATTCAGCCAAAG CTGTTATCGACACCTCAGTACCCAAAAGCCTTACGCAAAGCGTGAAGT ACAGCGACCGGATGAGACAGGAGTATTTGAAAAAAGGAGGTCGTCCCCAGTCAGCACATTCGCTCTCGCACAGGAATAGCATAGCTTCATGTTACTCGGCACAA AGTCGATGTTCCATGCAGTCTGAATGCAGACCCTACCTCTGCTCAAGAAACTCTGTGCACTCCAGCCCTGGATTCAGCAGATTTTTTCATGCAAACGACATCTCCTCTCCATCCACTAAAGCTAATCATCAGCGCCCTTATTCCGCCGTGGAACTCAAGTTTCGAAGCCAGGAGCTGACGTCCCGGGGGCGCCCGTCCGGATCCCAGTGCCCCTCGGGCAAGCCGAGCTTCAAGGCCTTTCGCGATCCTGTGCAAAAGACGTACAGCGGTGACCTTCTTGAGAAACATTCGCAGCACTTCACCCAAGAAATGCCTTTCACACCTAAGATGCTGAAGTCCCAAAAGAGCTCGTACCTGTCTAGTTATCGCTACTATCGAGCACCGCGGGGCGCCAATCTGGCTGAGGAGAGCAACGACCTGAAAGCGGAGAAACG AGCAAAAACTGTGCAGCAGGAGTCGGATGATCCACCTCGG GAACTCAATAAAGAGCAGCAGTCGGCCGAGGACAAGCTCACCGCCACGTATTCAATAAGGGCAAAACAAGTCGCAACCAAAAACCGAGACTACGATCCCTTCGACCATGCCACCAG GTTCTCTTTCGAGAGTGGAAACACGTCTCCAAGTGCAGA TGATGAAGAATTGATGTACCTTGAGTTTATTAATGATGTCACGGAAGACATCTTGTCCAGAGGATCGGTTTCAAACAG GATCCTCGACCGGGTGGTACAGCGGCATATCGATATGAATCTGCATCGTCTGGATGAA GCTAAAATGCGTCACCTTCTGGACATTCTGCGGAACAACCTGGAGGAACCTTCCGCTGCATCCTCCTACAGTGAGGGGCCTGGGAAAAAAGACCTGCTCGATAGCCTCACGGTGATGCCCGAATTGACGCTGGAGCGGGCGACAGCTGAAGAGGACAACAATCTCTTTGATTATGCAAGCGAACGCAATCATTCTCCCGAGCATTGCCTGGAGGAGCCCGTGTTGAGCTCTACTCAGCCGTGGTCTCCTGAAAGAAGTTCTTTGCTGACAGCGAGTGAAAagacggaggaggaggacaatCGCGAAGAAGATGCGAATTATGAAGAAAAGGATGAAGGGGACTACCAACCGGTTGTGACAAATCAGGAAGAGGCATACGGTGTGGAGAGCCATCGGGACCAAGCAGGGTCAGACAATGAAGAGAACCGCGATGTTCTTGAAGAGCTGGAAAGAAGGTTTTCAGACTCACTGCGTGTTGAAAAATACGCTAAAGGTGACAACGTGGACTCTTCCGGTGAGCAGCAAACATTGGGTTCTGTCAGCGATGATGACTTTTGA
- the kcnk10b gene encoding potassium channel subfamily K member 10b: MKFPIENPRKQVNWDPEQVAVQSNLVPPKKPQPGLVKSSLVQASVATMQNPMGCEPKTNSHCTLPRLSISSRSASVVASMDTGCDGSLAALQSVMKWKTVLAVFVVVVLYLVCGGLAFRALEQPFESDQKTSITLEKASFLARHPCVTPDELEALIKHSIDAVSAGVSPIGDTSYNSSYWDLGSAFFFAGTIITTIGYGNIAPSTVGGKIFCILYAIFGIPLFGFLLAGIGDQLGTIFVKSILRVERIFRQKHKQISQTKIRVTSTILFIFAGCIVFVTVPAVIFKHIEGWTTLEAIYFVVITLTTVGIGDYVAGGNRRIDYKKWYKPLVWFWILVGLAYFAAVLSMIGDWLRVLSKKTKDEVGVKVAAHAAEWKANVRAEFRETRRRLSVEIHDKLQRAATIRSMERRQLGLEQRAHSLDMLSPEKRAVFASLDAGRYKTSSQESIDTKLNNLRLKGACEPYEHCGVDPQTASSSEENLFNLRFGSLTKLARRSKSREIRRNIPGDDQRASISVGNGNAMVDEERGEGAEGDCEPDEENRERKERNTSLTNLSQYSMERSKLNGCIPEQPQQQGD; the protein is encoded by the exons atgaaaTTCCCAATAGAAAACCCGAGGAAACAAGTTAACTGGGACCCCGAACAAG TGGCGGTCCAGTCCAACTTGGTCCCTCCCAAGAAGCCCCAGCCTGGTCTGGTGAAGTCCAGCCTGGTCCAGGCTAGCGTGGCCACCATGCAGAACCCGATGGGCTGCGAACCCAAAACCAACAGCCACTGCACCCTGCCTCGCCTGTCCATCTCATCACGCTCGGCTAGCGTGGTGGCCAGCATGGACACTGGTTGCGACGGTTCGCTGGCGGCTTTGCAGTCTGTCATGAAGTGGAAGACCGTGCTGGCTGTCTTCGTCGTGGTGGTCCTGTACCTGGTGTGCGGGGGGCTGGCCTTTAGGGCGCTGGAGCAGCCGTTTGAAAGTGACCAGAAGACCAGCATCACCCTGGAGAAGGCTTCCTTCTTGGCAAGACACCCGTGCGTCACACCCGACGAGCTGGAGGCTCTCATCAAG catTCCATCGACGCTGTGAGCGCTGGGGTGAGTCCCATCGGCGACACCTCCTACAACTCCAGTTACTGGGACCTGGGCAGCGCGTTCTTCTTTGCTGGAaccatcatcaccaccatcg GTTACGGCAACATCGCTCCCAGCACGGTGGGCGGCAAGATTTTCTGCATCCTCTACGCCATATTTGGTATTCCTCTTTTTGGCTTCCTGTTGGCCGGGATCGGAGATCAGCTGGGCACTATCTTTGTGAAAAGTATTTTAAGGGTGGAGAGGATCTTCAGG CAAAAGCACAAACAGATCAGCCAGACAAAGATCCGAGTGACGTCCACCATCCTTTTTATCTTTGCTGGTTGTATCGTCTTTGTCACCGTTCCCGCTGTCATCTTTAAACACATCGAGGGTTGGACCACGCTGGAAGCCATCTACTTTGTTGTCATCACTCTCACCACAGTGGGGATCGGCGACTACGTGGCGG gAGGAAACCGCAGGATTGACTACAAGAAGTGGTATAAGCCTTTGGTGTGGTTCTGGATCCTGGTGGGTTTGGCCTACTTTGCGGCCGTCCTCAGCATGATCGGAGACTGGCTTCGAGTGCTGTCCAAGAAGACCAAAGACGAGGTGGGTGTTAAG GTTGCTGCTCATGCAGCCGAATGGAAGGCGAACGTCCGAGCCGAGTTCCGAGAGACGCGGCGGCGCCTGAGCGTGGAGATCCACGACAAGCTCCAGCGGGCCGCCACCATCCGTAGCATGGAGCGCCGCCAGCTAGGTCTGGAGCAGCGGGCGCACTCTTTAGACATGCTTTCGCCCGAGAAGAGGGCTGTTTTCGCCAGCCTGGACGCCGGCCGCTATAAGACCTCGTCCCAAGAGAGCATCGACACCAAGCTGAACAACCTGCGGCTGAAAGGCGCCTGCGAGCCCTACGAGCACTGCGGCGTCGATCCGCAGACGGCATCCTCGTCCGAGGAGAACCTTTTCAACCTGCGCTTTGGTTCCCTCACCAAGTTGGCCAGGCGGAGCAAGAGCCGCGAGATCCGGAGGAATATCCCCGGGGACGATCAAAGGGCCAGTATCAGCGTTGGGAACGGGAACGCCATGGTTGACGAAGAGCGGGGCGAGGGAGCGGAAGGCGATTGCGAGCCGGACGAGGAAAACCGGGAGAGGAAAGAGAGGAACACCAGTTTGACAAACCTATCACAGTACTCCATGGAACGCTCCAAGTTGAACGGGTGCATACCGGAACAGCCTCAACAACAGGGCGATTAG